The sequence ACCATTTTGTCTGCTTTGTCCTTCGACTGACGTTGAGGATTCAGCGAGAAGGCAGAAATAAGGAGAGTAGGGAGAGGCAGGGTTTATATAGGCAGAGGGGGCGGACCGAACGCTTCAACAAGCGGCTGCACAACCCGCTGGCGGGAGAGAAGACCCGtttgaaaaaaagggggggggtccttaGCGGGGTCTGTCCGTTTATTTGCCTGTCTGCATAGTACACGTTTGTCTTCTCCAGTGTGCGCTTAAAACGTTCATCCAGTGTAGAAAGAGaagtctatctcgctctctccctccctccctgcctgcctTTATCCTTTTTGTCTCAGTTTCTCTCATTACGTGTAGTGACTCTTGCTCAACATGAATTTTAAAGAAGCGTTAAATCTGTACGGAAATGTATGCATGAACCTCTTTATTTCTCTCCCCAATTCTTTTCAGTGAACCTTAAATTTAGAGATCCTTAACCAGTTTAATTGTATACAAGTCACAAACCAGATTAAGTTGGGGGATTTTGTTGACAGCGTGCGCAGCACTCACGCCTTTGCAGACACTTCTCGCTGAGGTTTAATGGTCATTTGGAAGACTGGGCTGGTAGAGGCATAATGATTATTTCACACACGCAAGTGCACCCACACAAGTCAACGCACACAGTCAGCCGAGTGCGTTTGAAAAGCACTTAAAGAAGGACTTCCTTCTTAGCAGACAGTTCTCTGTTAAAGGACAACCTCAAAAGTATATGGCGTTCTTTATTCAAGATCCTCTTTTCAGAAAGCAAAACAAACATGTATTGAAACAAAAAGAGTTGGATACGTTATCATTGCTCTCGCGGCATATTAAGGAGATAGGAAACAAAACGAATGAAATAATGACCTAATGTAGTCATTTATTATGAGGACCAATTCTCTTTAGAAAATACATTATTACATTGGCAGTGAAAATAGCATTGAAATCGCAAAATAGACAAAACTTCCGAGAAATGCCCGAGCCAGTTTTCAACCCCCTTTGGATCACGGCACTGTGAGTCATACGTACGAGGGGTCCTGTTGCTGCTGCAGGCGAGCGTCTGAGTCTGAGGAGATACACGAACCGCATAAGTCGTCAAGGCAgcctgtattctctctctctctctctctctctctctctctctctctctctctctctctctctctctctctctctctctctctctctctctctctctctctctctctctctctctctctctctctctctctctgtcttgtctgtctttcttGCTAAGAGTCACGAACAGCTGAATGGTTTATGGAAACTGACACAGGAGCCTTTCATAACACCAACATTCCGCCGGGAGAGGACTGGTGGGGGAAGGGAACAACAGAGGGAGTTTGGTGTTGGGTTACCCAAAATGCCTTAGAAACCAAACCCCAAAGCCCACTCTTTTAACTGTACACactttgacagattttttttgaAGGGTCTGGTATAAATTGTCAGATAATTTATAACCCAATACAATTCGAAATCCAGTTAAATATTAACCCTATTCTCTGAAGCCTtatacacacacagagttctTTAACACAATGAGAATACATTAATAATGTATAGCCCCGTCGCTGTTGAGCTCAGTGAAGGACGTCCTTTCTGTTTGCTTCGAGATGACTGATTGGATTTAGGCATCTGTGGGTCCCGAAACAGGACAGCATACATTGACTCTGATCACCTATATTGGTGTGTTTCGGTTGACCGGCGGATTAACCTTGGGACTGAGTGTGAGCTGAACTGACCATAGAtgtggtgtgaaagaggaagctACTGCAATTATTCTGGACAGGCTGTTTGACTTACtttctaagggggggggggttattgtttcTGGCATCAGCGATGAACACACTACTTTATTCTGGTTTAAAATCCCAGACTGAACTGACAGATGATTTCCAGTTTCCTTCCATACATAGACCGTGTACAGTGTTTATATGTGATTATAggttgttgtttggtggtgttcATGTCGTTTTTGGTGTATATAATTGGATCTAAAttagtgtttttgttttattttttaatcgCCACAAAATTAAATGGGTAATTTTCTTGGTTTATTCTTCATTCTGTTTATCCAAAAATGAACAGCTAAGGAAAGAAAACAAAAGGTGTCAGTTACATTTCAAAActgccagaaaagaaaagaacttcAGTTGAGCTGATGAAGACTCTTATATTGTCAGTACTCatctccttcatcttcctctcccATGTTGTCTGTGCCCACTTCTTCATaatccttctccagggcagccatatcttctCTGGCTTCAGTAAACTCTCCTTCCTCCATGCCCTCCCCTACATACCAGTGGACGAAGGCCCTCTTGGTGTACATCAGGTCAAACTTGTGGTCGAGGCGAGCCCAGGCCTCAGCAATGGCTGTGGTGTTGCTCAGCATGCACACAGCCCTCTGGACCTTGGCCAGGTCTCCTCCAGGAACCACCGTGGGGGGCTGGTAGTTGATGCCCACCTTGAAACCTGTGGGACACCAGTCCACAAACTGAATGGTGCGTTTGGTCTTGACGGCGGCGATAGCAGAGTTGACGTCTTTGGGGACCACGTCGCCACGATAAAGCAGGCAGCAGGCCATGTATTTACCATGACGGGGATCACACTTCACCATCTGACTGGCTGGCTCAAAGCAGGCATTTGTGATGTCAGCCACTGACAACTGCTCGTGATAGGCCTTTTCGGTAGAGATGACGGGGGCGTAGGTGGCCAGAGGGAAATGGATACGTGGGTAGGGCACGAAGTTGGTCTGGAACTCCGTCAGGTCAACATTTAGGGCTCCATCAAAGCGAAGGGAGGCTGTAATGGAAGACACAATTTGCCCAATGAGTCTGTTGAGGTTGGTGTAGGTTGGCCTTTCGATATTGAGGTTTCTGCGGCAGATATCATAGATGGCCTCATTGTCCACCATGAAGGCACAGTCAGAGTGTTCGAGAGTGGTGTGGGTGGTCAGGATGGAGTTGTAGGGCTCTACCACAGCTGTGGACACCTGGGGGGCTGGATAGATGGCAAACTCTAGCTTGGACTTCTTGCCATAATCAACAGACAGACGTTCCATCAACAGGGAGGTGAAACCAGAGCCAGTACCTCCACCAAAAGAGTGGAAGATGAGGAACCCCTGGAGGCCAGTGCACTGGTCAGCCTGTGCATTGTTATAAACAAAAATGTAAAGTCACTCAATTTTATTTCGTTTCTTAGAATCAATGTATAATGTCTCATCGCACTAAAGTAAACAGTTACGCACTTATGCATATTTGTCATTTTAATTCAGGCATTGGTGACAAAACTAGGTCCAGAAAATAAAAGTCCAGGGGCatacgggtagcatagcagtctatttcgttgcttaccaacacggggattgtaaatgacccatataattttgtcataatattttttattgttattgatttgtatggtgctcattattgatttgtatggtgcctaaagtacagtcctgattgatatattaacagagaattacacttccttttgttatgtgacctttattttgaaaaactctggtctcccatgatgctgtgcgctgctgcgagaaaacggcagaactaaactgaaagttggagatgatggtcatgttcgctatgcacagaacgaattcacaacttatagttcattgatcatcataatttatttagcacctagctggaaggtgaacagctcttacggtggttctattgtgtgtctacggtgtgactagtaaaatgctgcaataaatggtctgataccgcaccatggacccatcagtcgttattggagtgcatcgtctgaataaagtccggctggaatgctacagtaagagctagccTCTTCATCAACCCTGCCGCCACGCTGCACCGAGAGGTGTACGACGACGAATCACGGGGCCAAGTTGCTACTACGTCTGGTGTTGCTGACAACGGACACTTCGTCGAGCAACTCGGCGCCATTCTGTGGGTCTTCTAGACAGAGACTTTACGgtcatcaggcagctggcttgaaggtttggtgtgacggtcagactctaaaggtatggaacatttcattgattgataaggaacaattcatattcactgagaacattgataaacatatggtttgagaagaaaaggtttaagaagaaaaagacatcaacaacaatggacatttattgaatttgatgtttctcaatgtgaagctgatgggactttatagaacaaataagttcacacaaagtaacaagtgaatcaagtgactttgtttattgactgttattattattactatccatttactgatcatccttcctgttgactgtaaaaaaaaggggaaaaaatgtttaatgcatgatttatacagtctgaatggtaactgaatgttgtattcagtggagagattgGTATTATtaccttgcagtcagtaatataacagtcaacctacagtaataggctctagtcctctaagcagtctgtagctataccaggttctctgctcctctcttcgggtagtctatgggctatagtaaaggcaaacaattcattacatcacatgtATCATGAcagaattgaatatgaccgaaacagagaatcctgccccacagtcagagctagagaatcagataaatagactacagcttaaaattagtaaACTACAACaggctctcaacgaaacgctagagactaccaagatagaacacttagagaaggaaattcaaactaaggaagaaacactaagtagcctccaaagtcaacttgaagaacaaaatggggatagcctccgacgctcgactcgagtgaagatctcgactcctaaaatgcttgaactgcaacaagaggaggtgaggaagaggagagaaagctcctctcagcgtacgaaaaatggaagagtcgagctcgtgagtcaagagagcagctaaagaaagacctcaaggaaactgagctggcatctctgcttgatactttggagaaggataaagaggctgtgttgaacacctataatgacatacgaggtcccttcacaccctcagccgaaatgagaagccgtgttgatgcatgtgaggcagctacaacagagattaagaaaatcgcctacgagaggattgtagacatcgatttagattttgatACAGAACAACcacaacgacgtctcaaggagctactcaagggcggctatgcgcgctcaatctatggatccactgtctcaagagtgtcaaagtcagtccacaaccacgaaggcagcactttaacagtcaaacgtggggacgcggcagcagagcttgcagcaaaggaagcggagttcgaagggttgcttgaagaagataagcaaagggagaagatacaacgtttggaggagcaacaaaggacactagaggagcaacgaaggacgctagaggagcaacaaaggtggcagcttgaagttgaaaaacgcgctcttgaacgtctacaggcagaaaaggacttaagggctgcacgggccagacttcaagtctataaccagggaacatcacagggcggcagtgtccactctaatgatcctgaaagaaatcttcacggctccccagctaccagcaaccaaaccctcaatataacggcatcgtcacctgacgtagacgtgtcgtccctcgcccggg comes from Lampris incognitus isolate fLamInc1 chromosome 11, fLamInc1.hap2, whole genome shotgun sequence and encodes:
- the LOC130121269 gene encoding tubulin alpha-8 chain-like isoform X1; protein product: MGNACWELYCLEHGIQPDGQMPSDKAQGGGDDSFNTFFSETAAGKHVPRAIFVDLEPTVIVIYLPVWSVADVSLARRGGTYRQLFHPEQLITGKEDAANNYARGHYTIGKEIIDLVLDRTRKLADQCTGLQGFLIFHSFGGGTGSGFTSLLMERLSVDYGKKSKLEFAIYPAPQVSTAVVEPYNSILTTHTTLEHSDCAFMVDNEAIYDICRRNLNIERPTYTNLNRLIGQIVSSITASLRFDGALNVDLTEFQTNFVPYPRIHFPLATYAPVISTEKAYHEQLSVADITNACFEPASQMVKCDPRHGKYMACCLLYRGDVVPKDVNSAIAAVKTKRTIQFVDWCPTGFKVGINYQPPTVVPGGDLAKVQRAVCMLSNTTAIAEAWARLDHKFDLMYTKRAFVHWYVGEGMEEGEFTEAREDMAALEKDYEEVGTDNMGEEDEGDEY
- the LOC130121269 gene encoding tubulin alpha chain-like isoform X2, which translates into the protein MGNACWELYCLEHGIQPDGQMPSDKAQGGGDDSFNTFFSETAAGKHVPRAIFVDLEPTVIEGIRGGTYRQLFHPEQLITGKEDAANNYARGHYTIGKEIIDLVLDRTRKLADQCTGLQGFLIFHSFGGGTGSGFTSLLMERLSVDYGKKSKLEFAIYPAPQVSTAVVEPYNSILTTHTTLEHSDCAFMVDNEAIYDICRRNLNIERPTYTNLNRLIGQIVSSITASLRFDGALNVDLTEFQTNFVPYPRIHFPLATYAPVISTEKAYHEQLSVADITNACFEPASQMVKCDPRHGKYMACCLLYRGDVVPKDVNSAIAAVKTKRTIQFVDWCPTGFKVGINYQPPTVVPGGDLAKVQRAVCMLSNTTAIAEAWARLDHKFDLMYTKRAFVHWYVGEGMEEGEFTEAREDMAALEKDYEEVGTDNMGEEDEGDEY